Proteins co-encoded in one Montipora capricornis isolate CH-2021 chromosome 12, ASM3666992v2, whole genome shotgun sequence genomic window:
- the LOC138025556 gene encoding uncharacterized protein has protein sequence MTANMADVNPTQTGLAFSGGGIRSAAFSSGVLRRLLERNVEVDYLSCVSGGGYTGTAFLDWKHREERRSSSIENETEDQENWHDKFFKHMKERAGYFCNWHSPLDGILDTVTMLGLILLVNFIGPITSRGSYACPIAFMIDLMFGNYLRDERECDAIVAAKYSESHIPQANKNATIKELRQRCKASPSSGRIILFSVLFLLTVIFFVLSNKRFLRRYSTLLSFSCATFGAFLVLTFVPFALHDVVRDIPLWSQYLAVAVGIFVWFFLPLLRNVTTHVLMVYFFSYVIYWRVYEAPAFGVVYSDKLFTRLLFASGFVLWVVPFLYALCSRLTHVYNSPDHVVLANEGVVSKRALTVEDLKGTKPEYISNITVNRWKRNESSEKNYDLLTVSPTSIERVDSKPGQDHVRGKIEPEDIKLSNAMAISAAALSSYMGKYDNSPEMSLSRFHTLIGLNMGTRMISNIQSVRKETFIWQVLPFVIDIFRALPLICVPPIVHFGVADSDFTSKVAVICFIVIHFVLALIAFIRTGSRNPGWREKLARWFIVHISFVQFVRETFSKNNTGPMPPPILLLSDGGHVENLALFPLLKKRLKKIVIVDGGHKEGDKHYGDSLLNALMLARTNLDCSFLSKDGGDVISFLFDAFQEPKEGKLPRFFKFKVQYKEGQFGGSSDGEIMLITPRYPSHSVSCPPNHIPSVPLYPFNYETDGLAPGMCLKASDVDNLTGCCCSCCHGHQCWGLSDFCCGTFPQHTTMNQFFTSRMFAAYHREGYRACVEAEKDDFMKNYGIREQQSEDTINIV, from the exons ATGACAG cAAATATGGCTGATGTGAACCCAACACAAACTGGTTTGGCTTTTTCCGGTGGTGGCATCCGGTCAGCGGCATTCAGTTCTGGAGTCTTGCGCAGATTGTTAGAACGAAATGTGGAGGTGGACTACTTGAGTTGTGTGTCAGGAGGCGGTTACACAGGCACTGCGTTCCTAGATTGGAAACACAGAGAAGAAAGGAGGAGCAGTTCCATCGAAAATGAAACTGAAGACCAAGAGAATTGGCATGACAAGTTTTTCAAGCACATGAAAGAAAGAGCTGGGTACTTTTGCAACTGGCACAGTCCACTGGATGGAATCCTAGATACAGTGACCATGTTGGGCCTCATTCTATTGGTCAATTTCATTGGGCCAATCACCTCGAGGGGTTCGTACGCATGCCCAATAGCCTTCATGATCGACCTGATGTTTGGAAATTACCTGCGAGACGAAAGAGAGTGCGATGCTATTGTTGCTGCAAAATATTCTGAAAGCCATATTCCACAGGCTAATAAAAATGCAACCATTAAAGAGCTACGGCAGAGATGTAAAGCAAGCCCGAGTTCTGGACGTATAATTCTCTTCTCTGTTTTGTTTCTCCTCACCGTCATATTTTTCGTATTGTCCAACAAAAGGTTCCTACGGCGGTACTCTACTCTCCTTAGTTTCAGTTGCGCTACATTTGGCGCTTTCTTGGTTCTTACATTCGTACCATTCGCTTTGCACGATGTTGTTCGTGACATTCCGCTTTGGTCGCAGTATCTTGCTGTGGCTGTTGgcatttttgtgtggtttttccTGCCTCTGCTCCGTAATGTAACAACTCATGTATTGatggtttattttttttcgtATGTGATCTACTGGAGGGTATATGAAGCCCCTGCATTTGGTGTTGTGTATTCTGATAAACTCTTTACCCGTTTACTTTTCGCTTCTGGCTTTGTCTTGTGGGTTGTTCCTTTTTTATATGCGTTATGTTCGAGACTCACCCATGTTTACAACAG CCCTGACCACGTTGTACTTGCAAATGAAGGCGTGGTGTCAAAAAGAGCACTAACCGTTGAAGATCTTAAGGGCACAAAACCAGAGTACATATCAAACATCACAGTCAACCGAtggaaaagaaatgaaagctctgaaaaaaactatgacCTGTTGACAGTTTCACCCACATCGATCGAGCGTGTAGACAGCAAACCTGGGCAGGATCACGTCAGAGGAAAGATAGAACCAGAGGATATCAAATTATCGAATGCTATGGCTATATCGGCGGCCGCACTGTCTTCTTACATGGGAAAATACGACAATTCTCCCGAAATGAGCCTCAGTCGTTTCCACACACTCATTGGTCTAAATATGGGCACTAGGATGATAAGCAACATTCAATCTGtgagaaaagaaactttcattTGGCAG GTTCTGCCGTTTGTCATTGATATTTTTCGTGCTCTTCCTCTGATCTGTGTGCCGCCGATAGTACACTTTGGTGTAGCAGACTCTGACTTCACATCCAAAGTTGCCGTTATTTGCTTCATTGTTATACACTTTGTCCTCGCGTTGATCGCATTCATCCGTACAGGAAGTAGGAACCCAGGCTGGCGCGAAAAATTAGCAAG GTGGTTCATCGTTCATATCTCATTTGTGCAGTTTGTGAGGGAAACCTTTTCTAAGAACAACACTGGGCCAATGCCGCCGCCAATACTGCTTCTTAGTGACGGTGGTCATGTGGAAAATCTCGCGTTATTTCCTTTGCTAAAGAAGCGCTTGAAGAAGATCGTTATAGTCGACGGAGGCCACAAAGAAGGCGATAAGCATTATGGTGACTCCCTTTTGAACGCGTTGATGCTCGCTAGAACCAACTTGGACTGCTCTTTTCTGAGTAAGGACGGTGGGGATGTCATTTCGTTCCTGTTCGACGCGTTTCAAGAGCCAAAGGAAGGAAAACTGCCACGCTTTTTCAa GTTCAAAGTTCAGTACAAAGAAGGTCAATTTGGCGGCAGCAGCGACGGCGAAATTATGTTGATCACACCCAGATACCCATCTCACAGTGTTTCTTGCCCACCAAATCATATTCCTTCGGTTCCTTTGTATCCGTTTAATTACGAGACCGATGGACTGGCGCCTGGAATGTGCCTGAAAGCAAGCGACGTCGATAACTTAACTGGGTGCTGCTGTTCGTGCTGCCATGGCCATCAGTGCTGGGGGCTGTCTGACTTCTGCTGTGGTACGTTCCCGCAACACACCACCATGAATCAGTTCTTCACTTCCCGAATGTTTGCAGCTTATCACCGAGAGGGATACCGAGCATGCGTCGAAGCCGAAAAGGATGACTTCATGAAGAATTATGGCATTAGAGAGCAGCAAAGCGAAGATACCATCAATATTGTGTGA